One stretch of bacterium DNA includes these proteins:
- the recO gene encoding DNA repair protein RecO: protein MSLERINGIILKSIKYSDTDRIITAYTQEYGKIQCIAKRARKQKSNFTSSIDLLTHAELVIVKKGVQNIYSLREAVIIQSYHRLYDDPPRLYTAFYMAELIEELTPAEDRKPEILALILRQLDMLQKGEDREKLTLIFEVRLLALLGYQPQLEKCLFCSTPPVSSKIGFIPSMGGIVCQSCCRKKRISCPDISLGSLNFLRQAVKFQLAKTDRLYLTAANRKELMSLLHSFIMYHLAKEIRSYRFLQIGC, encoded by the coding sequence ATGTCTCTTGAGCGAATCAACGGAATTATTCTTAAAAGTATCAAATACAGCGACACTGACCGGATCATCACCGCCTATACGCAGGAGTATGGCAAAATTCAGTGCATCGCCAAAAGAGCACGGAAGCAGAAAAGTAATTTTACCTCCAGTATTGACCTGTTAACCCATGCCGAGCTGGTGATTGTGAAAAAAGGCGTTCAAAATATCTATTCCCTCCGGGAGGCGGTTATTATCCAATCGTACCATCGTTTGTATGATGATCCTCCCCGGCTTTATACAGCCTTTTACATGGCTGAGCTCATAGAGGAGCTGACTCCTGCGGAGGACAGGAAACCGGAAATCCTGGCCCTCATCCTGCGGCAGTTGGATATGCTGCAAAAAGGAGAGGATAGAGAAAAGCTCACCCTTATCTTTGAGGTCCGCTTGTTAGCCCTTTTAGGGTACCAGCCGCAGCTTGAAAAATGCCTGTTCTGTTCAACCCCTCCCGTATCGTCGAAGATCGGGTTTATTCCCTCGATGGGGGGGATTGTCTGTCAAAGCTGCTGCCGGAAAAAACGGATATCCTGCCCTGACATCTCGCTGGGGAGCCTGAATTTCCTGCGTCAGGCTGTTAAATTCCAATTAGCCAAAACTGACCGGCTTTACCTGACTGCTGCAAACCGGAAAGAGCTGATGAGCCTGCTGCACTCGTTCATCATGTATCACCTGGCCAAGGAAATCCGCTCCTACCGGTTTCTTCAGATTGGCTGTTGA
- a CDS encoding NFACT RNA binding domain-containing protein, whose product MDSFFVKALGLELQSAITGARIGKPWLEAPYHIIFPLMTRGGSRVYLYYSCHPAFPVLYLMEERPFGKEKERNKARGQQNDQVQVLIQKYLTGSVIAEIQVINMERILIFRLHLDNSQRDFSGEHAEINLIFEIMGRNANVILTSDQGLILAALRYVPAYKNRYRQILPGHAYRFPPKPAKVDPLSLTEESFSQLLEAYDGTASWPNFLQQKIAGLDLLMAGEICQRAESKDKLSDHKRALWMAFSEILDIYRKGTFSPGILYLEDGTMRLFSFPLEQQLRRQLPDRIFENASQAARQFGKIQHEKNAVQELRDHLTQRIHLALDKAKARQSALEEDLSRAEQADQYRKQGDIIMAYVHQIKKGMDHLEARDLFDPQQKASITIPLDPLLTPAQNAQGYYKKYTKARKSLEIIRQRLVDVQKEVLLLSSWQSRVAAESSLAVLQELRDALQEEGIIQSEEQRNPSPQKPSEKLSFKDIRRYVSVDGLEILVGKNDRGNDALTCKIARKDDLWFHAQDAAGSHVLVRNPDRLPQIPYPTIVQAASLAAFFSKARNDTKAAVAYAFKKYVSKPKGAKPGLVVMTQKTSILVSPDIRDLQ is encoded by the coding sequence ATGGATTCATTCTTCGTAAAAGCCCTGGGGCTGGAGCTTCAATCTGCAATTACGGGGGCCAGAATTGGTAAACCCTGGCTGGAGGCCCCCTATCACATCATCTTTCCCCTGATGACAAGGGGCGGAAGCAGAGTCTATCTCTATTACTCCTGCCATCCTGCTTTTCCTGTTCTTTACCTGATGGAAGAGCGTCCTTTCGGTAAGGAGAAGGAACGCAATAAAGCGAGGGGGCAGCAAAACGATCAGGTGCAGGTGCTTATCCAAAAATACCTGACCGGCTCAGTGATTGCCGAAATTCAGGTCATCAATATGGAACGTATTCTCATTTTCCGGCTTCACCTGGATAACAGCCAGCGGGATTTTTCCGGTGAACACGCCGAAATAAATCTCATCTTTGAAATCATGGGCAGGAATGCCAATGTCATTCTGACCAGTGATCAGGGGCTGATCCTGGCGGCCCTGCGGTATGTGCCTGCTTATAAAAACCGCTATCGCCAGATTCTCCCGGGGCATGCCTACCGGTTTCCCCCAAAGCCTGCCAAGGTGGATCCTTTGTCACTGACTGAAGAGAGCTTTTCCCAACTCCTGGAAGCTTATGATGGAACTGCCTCCTGGCCGAATTTTTTGCAGCAGAAGATAGCCGGCCTTGACCTGCTGATGGCTGGAGAAATATGCCAAAGGGCTGAAAGTAAAGATAAACTCTCTGACCACAAAAGGGCCTTGTGGATGGCCTTTTCGGAGATTTTGGACATCTACCGCAAGGGAACCTTTTCACCCGGAATTCTGTACCTAGAGGATGGGACGATGCGGCTGTTCTCTTTTCCCCTTGAGCAGCAGCTTCGGCGGCAGCTCCCGGACCGAATTTTTGAAAATGCCAGCCAGGCGGCCAGGCAGTTTGGAAAAATCCAGCATGAGAAGAACGCCGTCCAGGAACTGAGGGATCATCTCACTCAAAGGATACATCTGGCCCTTGATAAGGCAAAGGCACGGCAATCAGCCCTGGAGGAGGACCTTTCCAGAGCTGAGCAGGCAGATCAGTACCGGAAACAGGGTGATATCATCATGGCTTATGTGCATCAGATCAAAAAAGGCATGGATCACCTTGAAGCCAGGGATCTTTTTGATCCACAGCAAAAAGCGTCCATCACTATCCCCCTTGATCCGCTGCTGACTCCCGCTCAGAATGCCCAGGGCTATTATAAAAAATATACCAAAGCCAGAAAATCCCTGGAAATCATCCGGCAGCGCCTTGTGGATGTTCAAAAAGAGGTGCTCTTGCTCTCTTCCTGGCAAAGCAGGGTTGCGGCTGAGAGCAGCCTTGCAGTTCTTCAGGAGTTGAGAGATGCCCTGCAGGAAGAGGGAATCATTCAATCAGAAGAGCAGAGGAATCCCAGTCCCCAAAAGCCTTCTGAAAAGCTGTCCTTCAAAGATATCCGCCGCTATGTGTCGGTCGATGGGCTGGAGATTCTGGTTGGTAAAAATGACCGGGGTAACGATGCCCTGACCTGCAAGATCGCCCGCAAGGATGATCTGTGGTTCCATGCCCAGGATGCGGCGGGGTCTCATGTTCTTGTCCGGAACCCGGACCGGCTGCCCCAGATTCCCTACCCGACCATCGTGCAGGCAGCCTCTCTGGCAGCCTTTTTCAGTAAAGCCAGAAACGATACCAAAGCAGCCGTAGCCTACGCCTTCAAAAAATATGTTTCCAAACCGAAAGGAGCCAAACCCGGCCTCGTTGTCATGACCCAAAAAACCAGTATCCTGGTTTCGCCCGACATCAGGGACTTGCAGTAA